One window of Deltaproteobacteria bacterium genomic DNA carries:
- a CDS encoding extracellular solute-binding protein: MSSRDWSSRGSCASMCRILSMLVEPIVKFAPCHSRSGVAMEKTSACHPERKRRICCFTWAQKQILRLRLRMTFATMLLKRHIAFASLLVLFLIALLRPVASITHAAEVKNPSQNEWEKTVQAAKGEGQVTVYVHSTYVPVLQSGAFEKAFPGIKLTYVSGVENDLERRFTTERRAGKFLADVFMVGVLRSYDFMQAKHLDPIKPVLVLPEVVDESKWWQGKHHYSDPEKRYLFRYVASAQYGQISYNTKLIQPKEFASFYDFLNPKWKGKILSRDIRTPGTGGSAIRLFFYHPDMGPEFVRRLFAETDITLFRDRRQGLDWLASGKFPICFWCEHVEKGSEQGLPVDTFGRMKEGAGLSAGQAILTLVNQAPHPNAAKVFINWFLSRDGQSNFQSALAKADAGAPDSLRIDIPKDDVDPKSRRIDGVKYLDTEQWLAMKPVLKVVEDALASAGKK, encoded by the coding sequence ATGTCATCGAGAGATTGGTCAAGCCGGGGGAGCTGCGCGAGCATGTGCCGAATATTGTCTATGTTAGTTGAGCCGATTGTAAAATTTGCTCCCTGCCATTCACGAAGCGGTGTCGCGATGGAGAAAACATCCGCGTGTCATCCTGAGCGTAAGCGAAGGATCTGCTGCTTCACATGGGCGCAGAAACAGATTCTTCGCCTTCGGCTCAGAATGACATTTGCGACAATGCTTTTGAAAAGACACATAGCTTTTGCCAGCTTGCTCGTGCTGTTTCTTATAGCTTTGCTGCGTCCGGTTGCCTCGATCACGCACGCTGCCGAAGTAAAAAACCCTTCACAAAACGAATGGGAAAAGACCGTTCAAGCCGCCAAGGGCGAAGGGCAAGTGACGGTTTATGTGCATTCCACTTACGTGCCGGTGCTGCAATCGGGCGCGTTTGAAAAAGCTTTTCCCGGCATCAAACTGACCTATGTCAGCGGCGTCGAGAACGATCTGGAGCGGCGCTTCACCACCGAGCGGCGGGCGGGAAAATTTCTCGCCGATGTCTTCATGGTTGGGGTTTTGCGCAGCTATGATTTTATGCAGGCCAAACATCTCGACCCGATCAAACCGGTGCTTGTGCTGCCGGAGGTCGTGGACGAAAGCAAGTGGTGGCAGGGCAAGCATCATTACAGCGACCCTGAGAAACGCTACTTGTTTCGCTACGTGGCTTCAGCGCAGTACGGCCAGATTTCCTATAACACCAAACTCATTCAGCCCAAGGAGTTCGCCTCTTTCTACGATTTCTTGAATCCCAAGTGGAAAGGCAAAATACTCTCCCGCGACATTCGCACGCCGGGCACCGGCGGCAGCGCGATCCGACTGTTTTTCTATCATCCCGACATGGGGCCGGAGTTTGTCCGGCGATTGTTCGCCGAGACCGACATCACGCTGTTCCGCGACCGGCGCCAGGGTTTGGATTGGTTGGCCAGCGGCAAGTTTCCGATCTGTTTTTGGTGCGAGCACGTGGAAAAAGGCAGCGAACAAGGCCTGCCCGTGGACACCTTTGGGCGCATGAAAGAAGGTGCCGGTCTGAGCGCGGGACAAGCGATCTTGACCCTGGTCAATCAGGCACCCCATCCGAACGCGGCGAAGGTTTTCATCAATTGGTTTCTGTCGCGCGACGGGCAGAGTAACTTTCAGAGCGCGTTGGCCAAAGCCGATGCGGGCGCACCGGATTCGCTGCGCATCGATATCCCAAAAGACGATGTCGACCCGAAGAGCCGGCGCATCGACGGCGTCAAGTATCTCGACACCGAACAATGGCTGGCGATGAAGCCGGTGCTAAAGGTGGTTGAAGATGCGTTGGCGTCGGCGGGTAAGAAGTAA
- a CDS encoding Rieske 2Fe-2S domain-containing protein, which produces MDPTENELMTRVGPGTPAGGALRKYWLPVGFCHEITSEAPKLVRWLGEDLLLFRDEFGRVGLTEPNCPHRGTSLDYGWIEGGGIRCCYHGWVFDVQGNCLEQPGEPPGSTFKDRIKIKAYPVRELGGMIWAYMGKGTAPELPNYHFLVRDDGARNFTGYVRECNYMQQLENALDPVHATILHGRPVHGFPAAPEWMETPDFNVTMTDTMAYYVARRMGPKPDTEWHREVAYVPPIMAVHHGGTLPGDPLAEFVDVAWRMPIDDFSTRTFTLKFFPYTDGKRGNPEKEVRPKPPPLMRGTRRQWDMATIGGQDNAAQVSQGAIVDRSQEHLGFSDRGVILVRKLWKNIVEASERGEELPNLIRDQARNRLVHVDVIERLVKPGELREHVPNIVYVS; this is translated from the coding sequence ATGGACCCCACTGAAAACGAACTAATGACGCGCGTCGGCCCGGGAACACCGGCGGGTGGAGCGCTGCGAAAATACTGGCTGCCGGTGGGGTTCTGCCACGAGATTACCTCGGAGGCGCCCAAGCTGGTGCGCTGGTTGGGCGAAGATTTGCTGCTGTTTCGCGATGAGTTTGGCCGCGTCGGTTTGACCGAGCCCAATTGTCCGCACCGCGGCACGTCACTCGACTACGGCTGGATCGAAGGCGGCGGCATTCGCTGCTGTTACCACGGCTGGGTGTTCGACGTGCAGGGCAATTGTTTGGAACAGCCGGGGGAGCCGCCGGGCAGCACGTTCAAAGATAGGATCAAGATCAAAGCGTATCCAGTCCGTGAGTTAGGCGGCATGATCTGGGCCTACATGGGCAAAGGCACGGCGCCGGAATTGCCCAACTATCATTTTCTTGTGCGCGACGACGGTGCGCGGAATTTCACGGGCTACGTGCGCGAATGCAACTACATGCAGCAATTGGAAAACGCCCTCGATCCGGTGCATGCGACGATTCTCCACGGCCGGCCGGTGCACGGTTTTCCCGCTGCGCCGGAGTGGATGGAGACGCCGGACTTCAATGTGACGATGACTGACACGATGGCTTACTATGTCGCGCGCCGAATGGGGCCCAAGCCGGATACTGAATGGCATCGCGAAGTTGCCTACGTGCCGCCGATCATGGCCGTGCACCACGGCGGCACGCTGCCGGGCGATCCCTTGGCTGAGTTCGTCGACGTCGCTTGGCGCATGCCGATCGACGATTTTTCGACGCGGACATTTACGTTGAAGTTTTTTCCCTATACCGACGGCAAACGCGGCAATCCGGAAAAAGAAGTGCGCCCCAAACCGCCGCCGCTCATGCGCGGCACGCGCCGTCAGTGGGACATGGCGACCATCGGCGGCCAAGACAATGCCGCGCAGGTGAGCCAGGGTGCGATCGTCGATCGCAGCCAGGAGCATTTAGGCTTTTCCGATCGCGGCGTGATTTTGGTGCGCAAACTATGGAAGAACATCGTCGAGGCGTCGGAACGCGGCGAAGAGCTGCCGAACTTGATTCGCGACCAAGCGCGGAATCGCTTGGTGCACGTCGATGTCATCGAGAGATTGGTCAAGCCGGGGGAGCTGCGCGAGCATGTGCCGAATATTGTCTATGTTAGTTGA
- a CDS encoding four helix bundle protein has product MKGDLRERTKKFALRIVRLFTALPRRTEAQVIGRQLLRSGTSVGAHYREAQRAKSVADFISKLEGALQELDETSYWLELLEDSKIVTVERLRNLRNECDQLTAILVTIVKNTKAKRR; this is encoded by the coding sequence ATGAAAGGCGACTTACGGGAGCGAACCAAGAAGTTTGCTCTCCGGATAGTTCGGCTGTTTACCGCCTTGCCTCGCAGAACCGAGGCTCAAGTTATCGGCCGTCAACTGCTTCGATCGGGGACTTCGGTCGGCGCGCACTATCGCGAGGCGCAGCGCGCTAAGTCCGTTGCAGACTTCATAAGCAAACTGGAAGGTGCCTTGCAGGAATTGGACGAGACGAGTTATTGGTTGGAATTGCTAGAGGATTCCAAAATCGTGACAGTGGAACGATTGCGAAACCTCCGAAATGAGTGCGATCAGCTGACAGCGATCCTGGTTACGATTGTGAAAAACACAAAGGCCAAGCGCAGATAG
- a CDS encoding MFS transporter codes for MSDSANVQVNFGALAPLYSATFLSGGWAMIIPTIPVLSKEFGVSGGGAAQVITAFAAGKMLGTVIGGVVYDRQGTRIGLVHTPAIAALAALGAVAAPWFWLLLLMALVLGAADTLGAVAREMAAIDQTKASQRGRLISSLHGTHTIAMALCPFLGGWLTELFDYRAAFFGYAVISALAVVLGYWIPASAPEVEPGKAAKRAGKKTSMASLREGLRGLSAVYREIRPDLRATYLSLVFATMVNQSQRIVVQSMLPLYATFFLNLSPSQVGMLFTVSGIVVFSMMIPAGYLMDRVGRKWCTVPSTGVPALVFLLIPMTTSFYQLAILIGCAGIAQGLSLGSLATSTYDVAPPHVRGRLQAMRRVTAELGSGAAPMIGGFLANAFNPAVPFYAYVPLLLISAVLLALVGKETLEK; via the coding sequence ATGTCCGATTCCGCAAACGTTCAGGTCAACTTTGGCGCTCTCGCGCCGCTTTACTCGGCCACGTTTCTCTCCGGCGGCTGGGCGATGATCATACCGACCATTCCCGTGCTCTCAAAAGAGTTTGGCGTCAGTGGCGGCGGCGCGGCGCAGGTGATCACCGCTTTTGCCGCGGGTAAGATGCTCGGTACGGTGATCGGCGGTGTGGTCTACGATCGTCAGGGCACGCGCATCGGCCTCGTGCACACGCCCGCTATTGCCGCGCTGGCGGCGTTGGGCGCGGTGGCTGCGCCGTGGTTTTGGCTGCTGTTGCTGATGGCATTGGTGCTCGGCGCGGCCGACACCTTGGGCGCGGTGGCGCGTGAAATGGCCGCCATCGATCAAACCAAGGCGAGCCAGCGCGGTCGGCTGATCAGCAGCCTCCATGGCACGCACACCATCGCCATGGCGCTTTGTCCGTTCCTCGGCGGCTGGCTCACCGAACTGTTCGATTATCGCGCGGCGTTTTTCGGCTACGCCGTGATTAGCGCGTTGGCGGTGGTGCTCGGCTATTGGATTCCCGCCTCGGCGCCGGAAGTGGAGCCGGGCAAGGCCGCCAAACGCGCCGGCAAGAAAACCAGCATGGCCTCGCTGCGCGAAGGTCTGCGCGGATTGAGTGCCGTGTACCGTGAGATCCGACCGGACCTGCGCGCGACCTATCTGTCGCTGGTTTTCGCTACCATGGTCAATCAGTCACAACGGATTGTCGTCCAAAGCATGCTGCCACTTTATGCGACTTTCTTTCTGAACCTGAGCCCATCTCAAGTCGGCATGTTGTTCACGGTTTCGGGTATCGTGGTTTTTTCGATGATGATTCCGGCCGGCTATCTGATGGACCGCGTCGGCCGCAAATGGTGCACCGTGCCGAGCACCGGCGTGCCGGCGCTGGTCTTCTTGTTGATTCCGATGACGACGAGCTTCTATCAGCTTGCCATACTGATCGGCTGCGCCGGTATCGCCCAAGGCTTATCGCTCGGCTCGCTAGCGACGTCGACCTACGACGTCGCGCCGCCGCATGTGCGCGGCCGCTTGCAGGCGATGCGCCGAGTGACCGCTGAACTAGGCAGCGGCGCCGCGCCGATGATCGGCGGCTTTCTCGCCAACGCATTCAACCCCGCCGTGCCGTTTTATGCCTACGTGCCGCTGCTGCTGATTTCCGCCGTGTTGTTAGCGCTGGTGGGGAAGGAAACACTCGAGAAATAA
- a CDS encoding MFS transporter yields the protein MSATANPQVTVRGIVALYASSLLSGSWTMLIPTIPVLAKHFGISAGAAAQIVTAMAVGRFCGTPISGVLLDRMGGRAAMLGGAALASAAALAGVFAPWLSVILILAFVMGMGDSVWALGREVAGVDLARENQRGRVLSTLHGTHNAGTALCPYIGGLLTEAFGFWSAFAGYGILTGISVLMGWLVPEVKSSHAVHWPAAEKPRGAVGLRQRLRGFRELFYQIHPDLRSTYVALVVATLASHSYRITMQSMLPLYAGTVLDFSPSRIGLLFTISGAFVFVMIIPSGYLMDKVGRKWATVPSTGLPALAFLLIPFTDSFAQLAALVALTGVCNGLSLGSMSVSTFDVVPASARGRLQAARRTIAEMGGALAPALGGFLANMFNPGVPFLVYVPILIAAACFLGFVGKETRPG from the coding sequence GTGAGCGCTACGGCAAATCCGCAAGTCACCGTCCGTGGAATTGTCGCCCTTTATGCCAGCTCGTTGTTGTCCGGCTCCTGGACGATGCTGATTCCGACCATTCCGGTTTTAGCTAAGCATTTCGGTATTTCCGCCGGGGCCGCGGCGCAGATCGTTACGGCGATGGCGGTGGGCCGGTTTTGCGGCACGCCGATCAGCGGCGTGCTGCTCGACCGTATGGGCGGGCGCGCCGCCATGCTTGGCGGCGCCGCGTTGGCCAGTGCGGCGGCGCTAGCCGGGGTCTTCGCACCGTGGCTGTCGGTGATTCTCATCTTGGCGTTTGTCATGGGCATGGGCGACAGCGTGTGGGCGCTTGGCCGGGAAGTGGCCGGCGTCGACCTGGCGCGCGAAAATCAGCGCGGCCGAGTCCTTTCGACCTTGCATGGCACGCATAACGCCGGCACGGCGCTCTGTCCCTACATCGGCGGCTTGTTGACCGAAGCGTTTGGTTTTTGGAGCGCCTTTGCCGGCTACGGCATATTGACTGGAATATCGGTGCTAATGGGCTGGTTGGTTCCTGAGGTGAAATCGTCTCACGCGGTGCATTGGCCCGCGGCGGAGAAACCGCGCGGCGCTGTCGGGCTGCGCCAACGGCTGCGCGGCTTTCGTGAGCTGTTTTATCAAATCCATCCCGATCTGCGCTCGACCTACGTCGCCCTTGTGGTTGCGACCTTGGCGAGCCATTCCTATCGCATCACCATGCAGAGCATGCTGCCGCTCTATGCCGGCACGGTGCTCGATTTTTCGCCGTCGCGCATCGGTTTGCTGTTTACTATCTCCGGTGCCTTCGTGTTCGTGATGATCATCCCATCGGGATATTTGATGGACAAAGTCGGGCGCAAGTGGGCGACGGTGCCGAGCACGGGCCTACCGGCGCTGGCGTTCTTGCTGATTCCATTTACAGATAGTTTTGCCCAGCTTGCTGCCTTGGTGGCGCTCACCGGAGTTTGTAACGGGCTGTCGCTGGGCTCGATGTCGGTGTCGACTTTCGACGTCGTGCCGGCGAGCGCGCGCGGCAGATTACAGGCCGCGCGCCGGACGATTGCTGAAATGGGCGGCGCGCTGGCGCCGGCGCTGGGCGGTTTTCTCGCCAACATGTTCAACCCCGGTGTGCCGTTTTTGGTTTACGTGCCGATCTTGATTGCTGCCGCGTGCTTCTTGGGTTTTGTCGGCAAGGAAACGCGGCCGGGCTAG
- a CDS encoding ABC transporter substrate-binding protein: MDLTFAHYRNRFCMFRTYYALAIGAVKMDGINLKVIEMPDPPSRDQEEALIKGDVQAANLYLPNFIQRKLQGAPIIGLCTEWKSTFKGNGMFVRQDSPVKTPKDLAGRVLASHQGPHAFHRYLLRHQYGVDDAKLTWQAHRQEQLLNVLKEGKVEASVLLDQFFFRGEEDKDVRCLYTDGEVWQALRGFPEMIKHMVAVREDLLRDNPGVKEVLLKGFRASIAWSDQHLPECADAFLKKYPGDRDALLASARYPKIEFTMTEQEQKLADAEMDMMVEVGWIPRKAPVDTLFAL; this comes from the coding sequence ATGGACTTAACATTTGCTCACTATCGTAATCGCTTTTGCATGTTCCGCACCTACTACGCGCTGGCGATCGGCGCGGTGAAGATGGACGGCATCAACCTCAAAGTCATCGAGATGCCGGACCCGCCGAGCCGCGACCAGGAGGAGGCGTTGATCAAGGGCGACGTGCAGGCGGCCAATCTTTACTTGCCAAATTTTATTCAACGCAAGCTACAGGGCGCACCGATTATTGGGCTGTGCACCGAATGGAAATCGACATTCAAGGGCAACGGCATGTTCGTGCGCCAGGATTCACCGGTGAAAACGCCCAAGGATTTAGCTGGACGCGTGCTGGCCTCGCATCAGGGGCCGCACGCGTTTCACCGCTATCTGTTGCGTCACCAATATGGGGTCGATGACGCAAAACTCACTTGGCAGGCGCATCGCCAGGAGCAGCTTTTGAACGTGCTCAAAGAGGGCAAGGTCGAAGCTTCGGTGCTGCTCGATCAATTTTTCTTTCGCGGCGAGGAAGATAAGGACGTTCGCTGTTTGTACACCGACGGCGAAGTTTGGCAGGCGCTGCGCGGCTTTCCCGAGATGATCAAGCATATGGTTGCCGTGCGCGAGGATTTGCTGCGCGACAATCCCGGCGTTAAAGAGGTCTTGCTCAAGGGGTTCCGTGCATCGATTGCTTGGAGCGACCAGCACCTGCCGGAATGCGCCGATGCGTTTTTAAAAAAATATCCCGGCGATCGCGATGCACTGCTCGCCTCGGCGCGCTACCCAAAGATCGAATTTACTATGACCGAGCAGGAGCAGAAGCTCGCCGACGCTGAAATGGACATGATGGTGGAAGTCGGTTGGATTCCGCGCAAGGCGCCGGTGGACACGCTCTTTGCTTTGTAG
- a CDS encoding M20/M25/M40 family metallo-hydrolase, whose translation MEQEVLEQVDRERIVELACNLANIVSITGSEENVARYLGGEFEKLGMEVEYQYVEEGRPNVVGRLKGTGGGATLMFNAHMDHFDAPQETVVDEDRIYGRGLVNMKAAFPCYIEAVAALQKAGAQLKGDLIISGVVGEIEKAQIGRFQGKEYRGAGVGARYLMDHGVMADMCIIGEPTGLQLQIGNSGLLWARVSVDGKATKFVLAACKVAQAIQEWEKEYQRKNPHKFMLPTVQIGAIDGGNAFKPGTRPTTDIFVIVKMLPGAVPLAIKRDIEAVVERVAKRESDILGYRVELYLTTPGYEIPKNEPLVKFMESSHKKVFNSPVPYAKPIRYGITSDGSRIAQYGVPAITYGPGFGTHLVDPTETKAGAEWDSPTGVRRGVGITNMVNCTKVYAMAALDICNRKKEEVAKK comes from the coding sequence ATGGAACAAGAAGTGTTAGAGCAGGTCGATCGTGAACGGATCGTTGAGTTGGCGTGCAATCTCGCCAACATCGTGAGCATCACCGGCAGCGAAGAGAACGTCGCGCGTTATTTGGGCGGTGAATTCGAAAAGCTCGGCATGGAAGTCGAATATCAGTACGTCGAAGAAGGGCGGCCCAACGTGGTCGGGCGTTTAAAAGGCACGGGTGGCGGCGCCACGTTGATGTTCAACGCGCACATGGATCATTTCGATGCGCCGCAGGAAACGGTGGTCGACGAAGATCGTATCTACGGCCGTGGTCTGGTCAACATGAAGGCAGCATTTCCTTGCTACATCGAAGCGGTTGCAGCGCTGCAAAAAGCCGGTGCGCAGCTCAAAGGCGATCTGATTATTTCCGGTGTGGTCGGCGAGATCGAAAAAGCCCAGATCGGCCGCTTCCAGGGTAAAGAGTACCGCGGCGCCGGCGTCGGCGCGCGTTATTTGATGGACCATGGCGTGATGGCCGACATGTGCATCATCGGCGAGCCCACCGGCCTGCAGCTGCAAATCGGCAACTCGGGCCTGCTCTGGGCGCGCGTCAGCGTCGATGGCAAAGCCACCAAGTTTGTCCTCGCCGCCTGCAAAGTGGCTCAGGCGATCCAAGAATGGGAAAAAGAATATCAACGCAAAAACCCGCACAAGTTCATGCTGCCCACCGTGCAAATAGGGGCTATTGACGGCGGCAACGCATTTAAACCAGGCACGCGGCCCACCACCGATATTTTTGTGATTGTGAAAATGCTGCCAGGCGCGGTGCCGCTGGCGATCAAGCGCGACATCGAAGCCGTCGTCGAAAGAGTCGCCAAGCGCGAAAGCGATATTCTCGGTTACCGCGTCGAGCTTTATCTGACGACGCCGGGCTACGAGATTCCCAAGAATGAGCCGTTGGTCAAGTTCATGGAGAGCTCGCACAAAAAAGTTTTCAACAGTCCTGTGCCCTACGCCAAGCCGATCCGCTACGGCATCACCAGCGACGGCTCACGCATCGCGCAGTACGGCGTGCCGGCCATCACCTATGGCCCTGGCTTCGGCACTCACTTGGTCGACCCGACAGAGACGAAAGCCGGCGCGGAGTGGGATTCGCCCACCGGCGTGCGCCGCGGCGTCGGCATTACCAACATGGTGAATTGCACAAAAGTTTATGCCATGGCGGCGTTGGATATTTGCAATCGGAAGAAGGAAGAAGTGGCGAAAAAATAA
- a CDS encoding SDR family oxidoreductase — protein sequence MGVIDNKIAIVTGGGGGIGGAIVQRFAREGAKIAVADINADTAQARVKEIADRGTDAIAVKADVANKQSVQDMVKAALDRWGKIDILVNVAGGAMRKNVVDTTAEEWDKIVNMNLKSVFLCSQAVLPTMLKAKYGKIVSISSIYGFAGNATRASYAAAKAGVAVFTKSLALEHVKDGININAIAPGRIATPAVRGHYSDEAWAAAEAQIPMGRTGKPENIASAAIFLVQDENNYITGQTVHVNGAWLNW from the coding sequence ATGGGAGTCATCGACAACAAGATTGCCATCGTCACCGGCGGCGGGGGCGGCATCGGCGGCGCCATCGTACAACGCTTCGCCCGCGAAGGGGCGAAAATTGCCGTCGCAGATATCAACGCCGACACGGCTCAGGCTCGTGTCAAAGAGATCGCCGACCGAGGCACTGACGCGATTGCGGTTAAAGCGGACGTCGCCAACAAGCAATCGGTTCAAGACATGGTCAAAGCGGCGCTCGACCGTTGGGGCAAGATCGATATTTTAGTCAACGTCGCCGGCGGCGCCATGCGCAAGAACGTTGTCGACACCACTGCTGAAGAGTGGGACAAGATCGTCAACATGAACTTAAAGTCGGTCTTCCTCTGCTCGCAAGCCGTGCTGCCGACGATGCTCAAAGCCAAATACGGCAAGATCGTCAGCATCTCGTCGATTTACGGCTTTGCCGGCAATGCCACCCGCGCCAGCTACGCCGCAGCGAAAGCCGGCGTCGCTGTTTTCACCAAGTCACTCGCGCTCGAACACGTCAAAGACGGCATCAACATCAACGCCATCGCGCCCGGCCGCATCGCCACGCCGGCGGTGCGCGGCCACTACTCCGACGAAGCCTGGGCCGCCGCCGAAGCGCAAATTCCCATGGGCCGCACCGGCAAACCGGAAAACATCGCCAGCGCAGCGATCTTTTTGGTGCAAGATGAAAACAACTACATCACCGGCCAGACCGTTCATGTGAATGGCGCGTGGTTGAACTGGTAG
- a CDS encoding maleate cis-trans isomerase, whose product MYGWRVRVGHVAPSRGDTLVYEFYQMLPSGFMILNSTGTIRQLVDADIDRQLQRIEEAAADLVDNKCDSVIIGGSPLFTKMGFGSDTEMGKRLTKKFGVPVFPGITGEMEALRSLNIKKVVVATPHEDTLNERMKAFLEASGFKVLKIQGYGVRKNADITDMDEHAAYKIAKRLYEQAPDADGVFVPCPRWPTITDVDLLEREIGKPVVTSCQAYIWYALKQAKVKQEVPGFGRLMASLGN is encoded by the coding sequence ATGTACGGCTGGAGAGTTAGAGTCGGTCACGTCGCGCCGTCGCGCGGCGACACTTTGGTCTATGAGTTTTATCAAATGCTGCCATCAGGATTTATGATCCTGAACAGCACCGGGACCATCCGTCAATTGGTCGACGCCGACATCGACCGGCAGCTGCAGCGCATCGAAGAAGCGGCAGCCGATTTAGTCGACAACAAATGCGACTCGGTGATCATCGGCGGCTCGCCGCTGTTTACCAAAATGGGCTTTGGCAGCGACACCGAAATGGGCAAGCGGCTCACCAAGAAATTCGGCGTGCCGGTTTTCCCCGGCATCACCGGCGAGATGGAGGCGCTGCGCTCGCTCAACATCAAGAAAGTCGTGGTCGCCACGCCGCATGAAGACACACTCAACGAGCGCATGAAAGCGTTTCTCGAAGCGTCGGGCTTTAAAGTCTTAAAAATCCAAGGCTACGGCGTGCGCAAAAACGCCGACATCACCGACATGGACGAGCACGCCGCCTACAAAATCGCCAAGCGCCTCTACGAACAGGCCCCCGACGCCGACGGCGTCTTCGTCCCCTGCCCGCGCTGGCCGACGATCACCGACGTGGATTTGTTGGAACGCGAAATCGGCAAGCCGGTGGTGACCAGCTGCCAGGCTTATATCTGGTACGCATTGAAACAAGCCAAGGTGAAACAAGAGGTGCCAGGCTTCGGACGGTTGATGGCGTCGTTAGGCAACTGA
- a CDS encoding M20 family metallopeptidase, which produces MTSQEAIDLVNRIADDGEIDQLLIDLLRAPSPQTSLQEADPALKKFIADFIAPRLQSLTGDAGVVDGMGNLLWQTPGAGRELGLLLMGYAMTFPAGGMKEPFSGAIVDGAPFGIAGNCAVGRGACEQKGALAAMMYTAALLSRAKLKLRGSLYLAVSLAGETGRHDAAKFILEDNSIRAQAGIVGLGTTNRICLGNKGRIDIEITVRGKSAHSSMPWDGVNAVDGARKVLERLDTIALGAKHAGLGGATLTVTQIKSAPEISHTVPDGCKIILDRRLLPGDDPDCAFGDIQNAVRDLAPWSIEVTRGAFMYPSEVSADCAAARSLRDCSQALSGTASGVFYSPAALDAGFLNRCGLETIMYGPGDLRFAHTDQEVVSLRELRQAARVMAAAALTMLV; this is translated from the coding sequence ATGACCTCCCAAGAAGCAATTGACCTCGTCAATCGAATCGCCGATGACGGCGAAATCGATCAGCTGCTGATCGATCTGCTGCGTGCCCCGTCGCCGCAGACGTCACTGCAAGAAGCCGATCCTGCTCTCAAGAAATTCATCGCTGACTTTATCGCGCCGCGTCTGCAAAGCTTGACCGGCGACGCCGGTGTGGTCGACGGCATGGGCAATCTTCTCTGGCAGACTCCCGGCGCTGGGCGCGAGCTGGGGTTGTTGTTGATGGGCTACGCGATGACCTTTCCGGCAGGCGGCATGAAGGAGCCGTTTTCGGGAGCGATCGTCGATGGGGCTCCCTTTGGCATCGCCGGCAACTGCGCGGTCGGGCGCGGCGCCTGTGAGCAAAAGGGCGCGTTGGCGGCGATGATGTACACGGCGGCGCTGCTATCGCGCGCGAAGTTGAAGCTGCGTGGGTCGCTCTATTTGGCGGTGAGCTTGGCCGGTGAAACTGGCCGCCATGATGCGGCAAAGTTTATCCTCGAAGACAATTCCATTCGCGCACAGGCCGGTATCGTCGGTTTGGGCACGACCAATCGCATCTGTCTCGGCAACAAAGGGCGCATCGATATTGAAATCACCGTGCGCGGCAAATCGGCGCACAGCAGCATGCCCTGGGACGGCGTCAATGCCGTCGATGGCGCGCGCAAAGTACTGGAGCGGCTCGACACGATCGCTCTTGGTGCCAAGCACGCGGGTCTTGGCGGCGCGACGTTGACAGTGACACAAATTAAAAGCGCGCCGGAGATCAGCCACACCGTGCCGGACGGTTGCAAGATTATTCTCGACCGCCGGCTCTTGCCGGGGGACGATCCGGATTGCGCGTTTGGCGATATTCAAAATGCCGTGAGAGACTTGGCGCCGTGGTCGATCGAAGTCACGCGCGGTGCGTTCATGTATCCGTCCGAGGTGAGCGCCGATTGTGCGGCTGCACGATCTTTGCGTGATTGCAGCCAGGCTTTAAGCGGAACAGCATCCGGCGTATTTTACTCGCCCGCTGCGTTGGACGCCGGCTTTCTCAATCGGTGTGGTCTCGAGACAATCATGTATGGCCCCGGCGACTTGCGCTTTGCCCATACCGACCAGGAGGTTGTGTCATTGCGGGAGCTGCGACAGGCGGCGCGCGTTATGGCCGCGGCGGCCCTGACGATGTTGGTCTAG